One Mercenaria mercenaria strain notata chromosome 12, MADL_Memer_1, whole genome shotgun sequence DNA segment encodes these proteins:
- the LOC123534883 gene encoding LOW QUALITY PROTEIN: cytospin-A-like (The sequence of the model RefSeq protein was modified relative to this genomic sequence to represent the inferred CDS: inserted 1 base in 1 codon; deleted 2 bases in 1 codon; substituted 1 base at 1 genomic stop codon), translated as MPFKLRKLLRLRTDVDSMSSSSKKDAVTARNKPPSGNKVAAPPTSMKESKSDNSGFTTPTKKQALAGKPMNSPFGKPGVGSPLNRNYLSKSHENLTTHQKQKLGSLQTRPKSSLGLPEAKRKGASNKENVQIKDKEGFLKPKPLKPSMTSTPMRKASSQQQIDKMGTGQSTKSLASSSSKMNNMKRAHSTQNVSKEKAVKKRTSATPDVMAYNAELLANFEKEKKNQDAKISELIQLAESRKMDIEKYKYEIKTLKEQTPSHELEEEVQILRTQNAVFKDQLIKLGVPIESQITDAEKLSLIQSQKEAECMIQTSASCDSMSTDGHPISMMPMVLGAGMKRSPSITMSEPGISFGDYSRSNPDHSSLDIHGKWETRSKSSDALSDISVANLTERILQMEETHYSTNEELQATLQELGDLQDAVNELTEENERLADERSVLLESLCTQTEKLEHCRTQIEQLKSLLISGELPDKSDRDQHLLGLLKGAQDEREEFLRKLHAAESDAKVYRSHTEAVREKSQLLEDKISALRSEKENLEKQQMEMKETLANEKIEVAHFKTLLDNEKTKVQELESYCKANDQSDLEELLHNTRQEKDKLEERLADVQDALAHSQNEVTKLKDQLIIKEEEVKGFINNAKSQVIVMEYKLELVKKDRYDFPKELEIFREHIASLSKICDXYXEERKNYTAKIQELQGEVSVMRQLKEVAEADLQEIKLKHEAEAEDWKQFQKDLQCAVRVANDYRSETEEDVEKLKSDNTSLKEKCQSLQTEIDKLKSEIDAYKIQEKSGAFGTQKSSILSSAELKGKVISTMDKELLYLREGGRRIGEKTQQTLSVKNLIRSIEEQVKSGCSSIHSSSCSSRRNSDSESSLVGIREFNEIMKSPSSPVGDQGLLSPENGTTPLRSVLKRSTERPSPLQRHSMGGIPFDVSNSPSESPKSAPPISRNDTPTSLTAILSSRTPSRRSSGVNSLEPGASDRKESSTKDPLAGLAKSFKGSKRNALLKWCQQKTITYSNVDVTNFSSSWNDGLAFCALIHSYLPDKIPYGELTSDDKRRNFTLAFNAAETVGIHSNLNINDMVAMERPDWQAVFTYVTAIYKHFEVDNKGSG; from the exons ATGCCGTTCAAACTGAGAAAG ttactaCGGTTACGCACAGATGTCGACAGTATGAGTTCTTCATCGAAGAAGGATGCTGTTACAGCTCGTAATAAGCCTCCTTCTGGTAACAAGGTAGCAGCACCACCTACCAGCATGAAGGAATCCAAGTCAGACAACTCCGGTTTCACTACTCCTACTAAGAAGCAAGCACTGGCTGGAAAACCAATGAACTCGCCTTTCGGAAAACCTGGCGTTGGATCACCTTTAAACAGAAACTATTTGAGTAAGAGTCACGAAAATTTAACTACgcaccaaaaacaaaaattaggGTCGTTGCAGACAAGACCGAAATCAAGTCTTGGATTACCGGAAGCAAAAAGGAAAGGTGCtagtaataaagaaaatgtacagattAAAGATAAAGAAGGATTTCTTAAACCAAAGCCGCTAAAGCCAAGTATGACCAGTACACCAATGAGGAAAGCATCTAGTCAGCAACAGATTGATAAAATGGGTACGGGACAATCAACGAAAAGTTTGGCGAGTAGTTCAAGCAAAATGAACAATATGAAACGGGCTCATAGCACGCAAAATGTCAGTAAAGAGAAGGCAGTGAAAAAGCGAACATCGGCAACTCCTGATGTGATGGCATACAATGCAGAACTGTTAGcaaactttgaaaaagaaaagaaaaatcaagATGCAAAAATATCTGAACTAATTCAGTTAGCAGAGAGTCGGAAAATGGACATTGAAAAGTACAAATATGAGATTAAGACGTTAAAGGAACAGACCCCTAGTCATGAGTTAGAGGAAGAGGTACAGATTTTACGAACTCAAAATGCAGTATTCAAAGATCAGTTGATAAAACTTGGAGTTCCGATAGAGTCACAAATAACGGACGCAGAGAAGCTTAGCCTGATACAGAGTCAGAAAGAGGCGGAATGTATGATTCAAACTAGTGCGAGTTGTGATAGTATGTCCACAGATGGTCATCCAATCTCTATGATGCCAATGGTGTTAGGGGCTG GTATGAAACGTTCACCATCCATTACAATGTCAGAGCCAGGTATTTCGTTTGGAGATTACTCTCGGAGCAACCCTGACCACTCATCTCTAGATATACATGGTAAATGGGAAACCCGTAGTAAAAGCAGTGATGCTTTGAGTGATATCTCTGTGGCAAATCTTACAGAGCGAATTCTTCAAATGGAGGAAACTCACTACAGCACTAATGAAGAACTTCAAGCAACTTTACAGGAATTAGGCGATCTGCAAGATGCTGTTAATGAACTTACTGAAGAAAATGAAAGACTTGCAGACGAACGATCAGTATTATTAGAATCTCTTTGTACACAAACTGAAAAGCTAGAACATTGTCGGACACAAATAGAACAGTTAAAATCTTTGTTGATAAGTGGGGAATTACCTGATAAATCGGATAGAGATCAGCATTTGTTGGGACTTCTGAAAGGTGCTCAGGATGAGAGGGAAGAATTTCTAAGAAAACTTCATGCAGCTGAAAGCGATGCCAAAGTGTATCGGAGTCACACAGAAGCAGTACGGGAAAAATCACAGCTTCTGGAGGATAAGATCAGTGCTCTACGATCAGAGAAAGAAAATTTGGAGAAACAGCAGATGGAAATGAAAGAAACGCTCGCAAATGAAAAAATTGAAGTTGCTCATTTTAAAACTCTTCTAGACAATGAGAAAACTAAGGTGCAAGAGTTAGAATCATACTGTAAAGCTAATGATCAAAGTGATTTAGAAGAGTTATTGCATAATACTAGACAAGAGAAAGATAAACTTGAAGAGAGACTTGCAGATGTGCAAGATGCTTTAGCTCATAGTCAGAATGAAGTTACAAAGTTGAAAGATCAACTCATTATTAAGGAAGAAGAGGTTAAAGGGTTTATT AATAATGCAAAGTCCCAGGTGATTGTTATGGAGTATAAACTTGAGCTAGTCAAAAAAGATAGATATGACTTCCCAAAAGAGCTGGAAATTTTTCGTGAACATATCGCCAGTTTGAGCAAGATTTGTGATTAAT TTGAGGAGAGAAAAAATTACACGGCTAAAATACAAGAACTTCAAGGAGAGGTAAGTGTAATGAGGCAGTTAAAGGAAGTTGCAGAGGCAGACTTGCAAGAAATCAAACTGAAACATGAAGCTGAAGCAGAAGATTGGAAACAGTTTCAGAAAGATCTGCAGTGTGCTGTTAGGGTAGCAAATGATTACAGATCAGAGACAGAAGAAGATGTAGAGAAACTGAAGTCAGATAATACATCTTTGAAAGAAAAGTGCCAGTCCCTGCAAACAGAAATTGACAAGTTAAAAAGTGAAATTGATGCATATAAGATTCAAGAAAAATCTGGGGCTTTTGGCACTCAGAAATCATCAATTCTTTCATCAGCTGAACTTAAAGGTAAAGTTATAAGTACAATGGATAAAGAACTTTTATATTTACGCGAAGGAGGTCGAAGGATAGGGGAGAAAACACAACAAACGCTTTCTGTCAAAAATCTAATCCGCTCTATAGAGGAACAAGTGAAAAGTGGTTGCTCATCAATTCATTCTAGTTCATGTAGTTCGAGAAGAAATTCTGATTCGGAGTCTTCATTGGTTGGCATAAGAGAATTTAATGAAATCATGAAATCCCCTTCATCGCCTGTTGGTGATCAAGGACTACTGTCTCCAGAAAATGGTACAACTCCATTACGCTCAGTTCTGAAACGTTCAACTGAACGTCCCTCTCCACTGCAGCGACACTCTATGGGTGGTATACCGTTTGATGTATCGAATTCCCCGAGTGAATCACCGAAGTCTGCTCCACCAATCTCGAGAAATGACACTCCAACATCTCTGACAGCCATTCTGTCAAGTAGGACGCCTTCTAGACGCAGCAGTGGAGTAAA taGTCTTGAGCCAGGAGCCAGTGACAGGAAGGAGAGTAGTACCAAGGACCCATTAGCGGGTCTCGCCAAGTCTTTCAAAGGATCAAAACGTAATGCATTGCTCAAATGGTGCCAGCAAAAGACAATCACTTACAGT AATGTTGATGTGACCAACTTCAGCAGCAGTTGGAATGATGGACTCGCATTCTGTGCCCTGATACACAGTTACCTACCAGACAAGATACCATATGGTGAACTCACTTCAGATGACAAG aggAGAAATTTTACATTAGCATTTAATGCTGCAGAAACTGTGGGAATCCATTCAAACTTG aaCATCAATGATATGGTAGCCATGGAGCGACCTGACTGGCAAGCCGTGTTCACCTACGTTACAGCTATCTACAAACATTTCGAGGTTGATAACAAGGGATCAGGTTGA